In one window of Methanolobus mangrovi DNA:
- a CDS encoding tetratricopeptide repeat protein translates to MDSQNNIEEWLTLAEEALTLNEQIECYEKALAIKPDNIDIWIKKINRICDICPTPYDIMSNNIDLEKSISNKCNKEKITIEEFELLFIKAKIYDTYGKYDESVETFDRALNISPDIIKLSCSQIIESFDNVQLELVDIALELKPNDTDLLIDKAWLTFGCQSQVDEGIEYFNKAVAIKPNDDYILKSKASYLNHMRRYNEALETVDLALAIKPEDTVLLSDKACYLNNLSKYDEALETVDLALAIKPEDTELLMNKICYLINLRRYDDLLKNIKRVDTSSENINHLIEKIRTPQFGSPADSPIICSETYSAFYDIGTEYFENNNLEKAFNYFNYASKIKPDDADIWIKKGDSKYRNGNYGQARIQYNKATKVDPKNAEALYKKGLSLDKKGEIEEAKECIDKALKINPNYTLDHDLDYEIFPSNKSPQALHNIGTKQHKELDHHLEKKQKTRSVWNNISYNIVEADEGEEDRREVTFRKRNSTLIKNKKSDSDYRCEVCGISYEDVYGEIGKNYIIAHHIEPIGNREGSSKTTHDDIALLCSNCHNMVHRTNPPMTVEELRSLIQNI, encoded by the coding sequence ATGGATTCTCAAAATAATATTGAAGAGTGGTTAACATTAGCGGAAGAAGCTCTGACTTTGAATGAGCAAATCGAATGCTATGAGAAAGCATTAGCCATTAAGCCGGATAATATTGATATATGGATCAAAAAAATAAATCGTATTTGCGATATATGCCCCACTCCTTATGATATAATGTCTAATAATATTGATTTGGAAAAATCAATCTCAAATAAATGCAACAAAGAGAAAATTACTATAGAAGAATTTGAACTTTTGTTTATCAAAGCTAAAATATATGACACTTATGGCAAATATGATGAATCTGTGGAAACTTTTGATAGAGCATTGAATATATCACCAGATATTATAAAATTGTCGTGCAGCCAAATAATAGAAAGTTTCGACAATGTTCAATTAGAATTAGTTGATATAGCATTAGAACTCAAACCAAACGATACAGACTTATTAATAGATAAAGCTTGGTTGACTTTTGGTTGCCAATCGCAAGTTGACGAAGGTATAGAATATTTTAATAAAGCAGTAGCAATAAAGCCAAATGATGATTACATATTGAAGAGTAAAGCATCTTATTTAAACCATATGCGGAGATATAATGAAGCATTGGAAACTGTTGATCTTGCATTAGCTATAAAACCAGAAGATACTGTATTGTTAAGTGATAAAGCTTGTTATCTCAACAATTTAAGCAAATATGATGAAGCATTGGAAACTGTTGATCTTGCGTTAGCTATAAAACCAGAAGATACTGAATTGTTAATGAACAAAATTTGCTATCTCATCAATTTAAGAAGGTATGATGATTTATTGAAAAATATTAAGAGAGTCGATACAAGTTCAGAAAACATTAACCATTTAATTGAAAAAATAAGAACGCCTCAGTTTGGTAGCCCAGCTGATTCACCTATAATTTGTTCAGAAACTTATTCAGCATTTTATGATATAGGCACTGAATACTTTGAAAATAATAATTTAGAAAAAGCATTTAATTACTTTAATTATGCATCAAAAATAAAGCCTGATGATGCAGATATTTGGATTAAAAAAGGCGATTCAAAGTATAGAAATGGAAACTATGGACAAGCACGCATACAATACAATAAAGCAACAAAAGTTGATCCGAAAAATGCTGAAGCATTGTACAAAAAAGGTTTATCTTTGGATAAAAAAGGGGAAATTGAAGAAGCAAAAGAATGCATCGATAAAGCTTTAAAAATCAATCCAAATTATACCCTTGACCATGATTTAGACTATGAGATTTTTCCGTCAAACAAAAGTCCTCAAGCTCTCCACAATATTGGGACAAAACAACATAAAGAATTAGACCACCATCTTGAAAAGAAGCAAAAAACAAGAAGTGTTTGGAATAACATAAGTTATAATATTGTTGAAGCTGATGAGGGAGAAGAGGATAGAAGAGAAGTTACTTTTAGGAAACGAAATTCGACACTTATTAAGAATAAGAAGTCAGATTCAGATTATCGATGTGAAGTATGCGGAATCAGTTATGAAGATGTGTACGGCGAGATTGGAAAGAATTACATCATTGCCCATCATATAGAACCAATAGGAAATAGGGAAGGTTCATCCAAAACAACGCATGATGATATTGCTCTTTTATGCTCAAATTGCCACAATATGGTTCACAGAACAAACCCCCCAATGACTGTAGAAGAATTACGCAGTCTAATACAGAACATTTAA
- a CDS encoding flavodoxin family protein, protein MKTLVTYMTQTGNTQKIAEAIYGELEGEKEIKPIGEVTDLEGYDLAFIGFPVLQFDVPPKVKSFLSEKTSGKNVAIFMTHAVPEGFEAIHSWTGSASQAAEGANILGTFDCQGELAQPVIDMLLKADDPQMKAFGEMGPSTKGQPDASRVQKAKEFAKEIQAKL, encoded by the coding sequence ATGAAGACACTTGTTACATATATGACCCAGACCGGAAACACACAGAAGATCGCAGAAGCCATTTACGGAGAACTTGAAGGGGAAAAGGAGATCAAACCAATAGGTGAGGTCACGGACCTTGAAGGATATGACCTTGCATTCATAGGTTTCCCCGTTCTACAGTTCGATGTCCCGCCAAAGGTAAAGTCCTTTTTATCAGAGAAAACATCCGGCAAGAATGTAGCCATATTCATGACCCATGCAGTTCCTGAAGGATTCGAAGCTATCCACTCCTGGACCGGTTCCGCTTCACAGGCTGCAGAAGGTGCAAACATACTTGGCACATTTGACTGTCAGGGTGAGCTTGCACAGCCTGTTATCGACATGCTGTTAAAGGCAGACGACCCGCAGATGAAAGCATTCGGTGAGATGGGCCCATCCACAAAAGGACAGCCTGATGCATCACGCGTACAGAAAGCTAAGGAATTTGCAAAGGAAATACAGGCAAAATTATAA
- a CDS encoding disk-shape morphogenesis protein volactin produces MAKGLDVGTMNIISAEKGKGDSISFAQQRNAFLEMEAGDLAQNMLDSAKILYTQKDNMINVLGEDAFKFSNVFNKPIRRPMKQGIISPDEKESIPMIKLIIERVLGKPEKEGEIVYISVPASPVDSKVNVLYHSKTVEALAKRFGYQTHLIDEGLAVVFSELGDFNFTGIGISVGAGMTNITVAYLATPVVSFSIARGGDWIDEQVSSATGVANERITAIKESDFSLSSDYEIGSVQGALALYYDALITYIIANLKRKLSEVAPPDAEFPVAIAGGSSRARGFMEMFEMRINEANLPINISKVKKNKYVLSDSKDPIYSIARGCLIAALTREDAEVVEAVDAKAEKVASA; encoded by the coding sequence ATGGCAAAAGGACTTGATGTTGGAACAATGAACATAATAAGTGCAGAGAAAGGAAAAGGAGATTCTATCTCATTTGCACAGCAAAGAAATGCATTTTTGGAAATGGAAGCAGGGGACCTGGCGCAAAACATGCTGGACAGTGCCAAGATACTATACACCCAGAAGGATAACATGATCAATGTACTTGGGGAAGATGCTTTCAAGTTTTCAAATGTATTCAACAAGCCAATTAGAAGGCCAATGAAACAGGGTATTATCAGTCCTGACGAGAAAGAATCCATTCCGATGATCAAACTGATCATTGAGAGAGTATTAGGTAAGCCTGAAAAAGAAGGAGAGATAGTATACATTTCTGTTCCTGCAAGTCCTGTTGACAGCAAGGTCAACGTACTGTATCACAGCAAAACCGTTGAAGCTCTGGCAAAAAGATTCGGTTATCAGACCCATTTGATCGATGAAGGTTTGGCAGTTGTATTTTCCGAGCTTGGTGACTTCAATTTTACAGGTATCGGTATTAGTGTAGGAGCAGGCATGACAAACATAACAGTTGCCTATCTTGCAACTCCTGTAGTCTCATTCAGCATTGCAAGAGGCGGAGACTGGATCGATGAACAGGTATCCAGTGCCACCGGAGTAGCAAATGAAAGGATAACTGCAATAAAAGAAAGTGACTTTTCATTAAGCTCAGATTATGAGATTGGAAGTGTCCAGGGTGCACTTGCCCTCTACTACGATGCTCTAATAACGTATATTATTGCAAACCTGAAACGAAAACTCTCCGAAGTAGCTCCTCCGGATGCAGAATTCCCAGTTGCTATCGCAGGTGGCAGCAGCCGGGCAAGAGGATTCATGGAAATGTTTGAAATGAGGATCAATGAAGCAAATCTTCCTATCAATATCTCCAAAGTAAAGAAGAACAAATATGTTTTATCAGACTCTAAAGACCCTATATATTCCATTGCAAGAGGATGTCTGATTGCAGCTCTGACAAGAGAAGATGCTGAAGTAGTTGAAGCCGTAGATGCTAAAGCTGAAAAGGTAGCTTCAGCTTAA